One Mycolicibacterium sp. ND9-15 genomic window, CACCGGCGGCGGCTTCGCCCTGCACCGGGTGAGTGATGGTGCCGCCGATCAGCGGAACCCGGAAGAAGTTCTTGCGTGCCTCCTCGACGCCCTTAGCGATGGCGGCGGGAACTTCCTTGGCCTTGCCATAGCCGACGCCGACCATGCCCTTGCCGTCACCGACGATCACCAGCGCGGTGAAGCTGAACCGGCGGCCGCCCTTGACCACCTTGGAGACACGGTTGATCGAAACGACGCGTTCGAGGTAGTTGCTCTTGTCGCCACCGTCGCGGCCACGACCGCCACGGTCGTCGCGGCGGCCACGTCCGTCGCGGTCACCCCGTGAGCCGCGACCGTCCTGGGGGCCGCCGGCAGTTGCCTGTTCGGCCATCATGCAATCCTTCCCATTTTGTTGACGTCAGTCATCTAGAACTCCAGCCCGCCTTCGCGCGCAGCATCGGCCAGCGCCGCGATCCGTCCACCGTAGGTGTAGCCACCGCGGTCGAACACGACTTTGCCGATCCCGGCGGCCTTGGCGCGCTCGGCGATCAGCTGACCGACCCGCACACTGTGGGCCTTCTTGTCACCGTCGACGGCCCGCACATCGGCCTCGGTCGACGACGCGGCGGCCAACGTGGTGCCGTTGAGGTCGTTCACCAACTGCACGTGAATGTGCCGCGACGAACGGTTGACCACCAACCGCGGCACCTCGGCCGTGCCCGAGATCTTCTTGCGCAACCGCGCGTGCCGACGCAACCGCGCCACCCGCCGAGTCTCAGAAATGTTCTGGCCCACGGGCTTACGCGTCCGCGGCGCCGATTCCTTAGTGGTAGAAGCCATTTACTTACCTGTCTTTCCGACCTTGCGGCGGATCTGCTCACCCTCGTAGCGGATGCCCTTGCCCTTATAGGGGTCGCTCTTCCGCAGGCGGCGGATGTTCGCCGCGACCTGGCCGACCTTCTGCTTGTCGATGCCGGAGATCGAGAACTTCGTCGGTGTCTCCACCGCGAACGTCACACCCTCGGGGGCATTGATCGTCACGGGGTGGCTATAGCCCAGCGCGAACTCGAGGTTGGATCCCTTGAGCTGCACGCGGTAGCCCACACCGAAGATCTCCATCTTGGTGGTGTACCCCTCGGTGACGCCGGTGATCAGGTTCGATACAAGCGTGCGGGAGAGCCCGTGCAGCGAACGGCTGCGCCGCTCGTCGTCGGGTCGGGTCACCAGGATGGCACCGTCGTCGTCGCGCGCCACCATGATCGGCTCGGCGACCGCCAGTTCGAGGGTGCCCTTGGGGCCCTTGACCGACACGTTCTGCCCGTCGATAGACACGTCGACTCCGGCGGGAACCGGAACCGGTTGTTTTCCAATACGCGACATTTAAGCTCTGCTCCCCTTCTCGCCTACCACACGTATGCGAGGACTTCGCCGCCCACGCCCTCTTGGGCTGCCTGGCGGTCGGTTCGCAGGCCCGACGACGTGGAGATGATCGCCACGCCGAGGCCGCCCAGGACTCGCGGCAGGTTGGTGGATTTCGCGTACACCCGCAGACCGGGCTTGGACACCCGGCGCAGCCCGGCGATGCTTCGCTCCCGGCTGGGGCCGTACTTCAGTTGCACGACAAGCGACTTACCAACCCGTGCGTCCTCGGTGTGGTAGTCGGCGATGTAGCCCTCCTTCTTCAAGATCTCGGCGATGTTGGCCTTGATCTTGGAGTGGGGCAGCGTCACCTCGTCGTGATACGCCGAATTGGCGTTGCGCAGACGTGTCAAGAAGTCTGCGATCGGGTCCGTCATAGTCATCGAGCGCTGCTCCTCTTCGTCGCTGCGTCCCCCTCGCAGCTGCGCGGCTGGGGGCACCCCCACCGCATCGTCGTCATCGCGGTCATGACAGCCGGTTCACCTTTCTCGCGGCGGTTCCCAGTCTTGAATGTTGATATCGGGCCTGCCGCAACCTGTTTGGGTTGGTCTGGTTGTTCGCTGGATTACCAGCTGCTCTTCTGCACGCCTGGCAGTTCGCCGGCGTGTGCCATCTCGCGCAGGCAGATCCGGCACAGGCCGAACTTACGGAAGACGGCACGCGGGCGCCCGCACCGCTGGCAGCGGGTGTAAGCGCGCACCTCGAACTTCGGCTTCTTGTTGGCCTTGTTGACCAGAGCCTTCTTTGCCATTACTCAGTTCTCCTTGAACGGAAAGCCCAGCGCCCGCAGCAGCGCTCGTCCTTCGTCGTCGGTCGTCGCCGAGGTGACGACGGTGATGTCCATGCCACGGGGACGGTCGATCGAGTCCACATCGATCTCGTGGAACACCGACTGCTCGGTCAGCCCGAAGGTGTAGTTTCCGGTGCCGTCGAACTGCTTGGGCGACAGACCGCGGAAGTCGCGGATACGCGGCAGCGCAATCGAGATGAGCCGGTCGAGGAACTCCCACATCCGGTCGCCACGCAATGTGACGCGCGCACCGATCGGCATGCCTTCACGCAATTTGAATTGGGCTATAGATTTCCGAGCCTTGCGCACTTCCGGCTTCTGGCCGGTTATCAGCGCGAGGTCGTTGACGGCGCCGTTGATCAGCTTGGCGTCGCGGGCGGCATCGCCGACACCCATGTTGACGACGACCTTAACCACGCCCGGGATCTGCATGACGTTTTCGTAGCCGAACTCCTTGAGCAGCGTCTCGCGAATCTCTTCGCGGTAGCGCTGCTTGAGGCGCGGGAGGGTCTTCACGGAGCCTTCGGTGCTAGTCATGAGATGTCCTTGCCGTTGGTCTTGGCGATGCGGACCTTCTTGCCGGTCTCGTCGTCAACCCGGTACCCGATGCGGGTGGGCTTGCCGTCGGAGTCGACGACCATCACGTTGGAGACGTCGATCGGCGCCTCCTGGGTGACGATGCCGCCGGACTGTGCGCCGCGCTCGTTGCTCGACACCGCCGTGTGCTTCTTGATCCGGTTGACGCCCTCGACGAGCACCTTGTTGCGGGCCGGGTAGGCGACCAGCACCTTGCCCTTGGCGCCCTTGTCCTTACCGGAGATGACCAGGACCGTGTCGCCCTTGTGGACCTTCATCTACAACACCTCCGGAGCAAGCGAGACGATCTTCATGAAGCGCTTCTCGCGCAGTTCGCGGCCAACCGGGCCGAAGATGCGCGTACCACGCGGGTCGTTGTCGGCCTTGATGATGACGGCGGCGTTCTCGTCGAATTTGATGTAGCTGCCGTCGGCGCGACGGCGCTCCTTGACGGTGCGCACGATGACGGCTTTGACGATCTCGCCACGCTTGATGTTGCCGCCGGGAATGGCTTCCTTGACGGTCGCGACGATGACATCGCCGATGCCGGCATAGCGCCGCGACGAGCCGCCGAGCACGCGGATGCACAGGATCTCCCTGGCACCCGTGTTGTCGGCGACCTTCAGCCGCGATTCCTGCTGAATCACTCGATCTCCTCGACCTGGTTTTTGTATGCACGCCAGATACCGACCTGGACGTGCGCGGTCTTGCTGTCACTTATGAGCACGCGGGGCCTGCCGGAACGACTGGCCGAGGTCTGCCCAAGGCAACCGCCTGATTCTATGGGACGACCTGCGGGAAACCAAATCGCCGCTGATCAGGTCCCGTTTGCGCCCCCGATGTGTCTCTGGCCGTGGCGCGAGCGTGCGTGTCCGACGACGACACGCCGGGAATCGTCGACACTTTACGCACCCTCGCCCAGCACCGACTGTGCGCAAAGTGCTGCGTTTTGGCGGTGTGTCGGATGCGGACACGCACGCTCGCGCTAGAGGTCAGCCACGCAGCGGAACCCGATGTGGGTGGTGGCGCTGTCCTGCGACTGCGGCGAGCGGGCCGCCGGGCGGTAACGGTGGCAGTATTCCGGGGCGCACAGGTGTGAGCCGCCTTTGAGGGCCTGGCTGACCGCCGGGTCCGGCCCCTCGACCTGAACCGATGGGGGGCAGCAGGCCGGGACGGGGCCGCCCAACCGGTGGTGCGCCGAGAACCGCGTCGTCGTCCATTCCCACACGTTGCCGATCATGTCCACCAACCCGAACGCGTTCGGCGGGAAGGCGCCCACCGGTGACGTCCCGACCCAGCCCTGGGCACCGGTGTTGCGGTAGGGGAAGTCGCCCTGCCATGTGTTGGCCATGAGCCGGCCGCCGGGCGCGGCCTCCTCACCCCACGGATAGGTGGTGGTGGTCCCGCCGCGCGCCGCGTACTCCCATTCCGCCTCGGTCGGCAGCCTCCGTTCCGCCCACCGCGCATACGCGGCCGCGTCGGGGTAGGCGATCTGCACGACGGGATGCTCCAGCCGGTCCTCGATCCCGCTGCCGGGCCCGAACGGGTGTCGCCAGTCGGCGCCGTGCACCCATTGCCACCACTGCCGCCAGTCGCGCAGGTCGACCGGCCCGCTGGTGGGCCGGAACACCAGGGCGCCGGGCACCAGGTCCTCGGCGGCGGCGCCCGGATAGAGCGCCGGATCGGGCGGTTGCTCGGCGACGGTGACGTAGCCGGTGTCCTCGACGAACGCTGCGAACTGCTCGTTGGTCACCGGGTGCCGCTCGATCGCGAAGGCGCCGACCGTGACGGTGTGCACCGGCGCCTCTTCCGGATAGAACGCGGTCGAGCCCATCCGGAAGCTGGCGCCGGGCAGTTCGGCGAGCTCGGTCAGCACGCGGTTCAGGCTAGGCCTCACGGGATGACGGCCCACAGCCGTCTCATCGGCGCTCAGTCCTTGGCGAAGGCCGCGGCAAGGTCCTTCTCCACGTCGAGGTAGGGCGTGCCCGACACGTCCACGACCACTTTGGCGATGGTCCCGCCGGTGAACGGAAACGGTGGCGGGTAGCTCTGGGACACCGGCGACCCGGGGTTGCGCCCGACGCAGATCCCGCCGCCGGCCAGGGAGAAGATGCCCGGGTGCGTCTTGACCGCGGCCAGGGTGGCGACAGCCTGGTCGTCGATGTACAGCGTGACGTCGCCCAGCGGGGTGTGGCTGCCCTCGACCGTCCCGGTCCGCTCGTATCGCGCGCCGAACACATGCCGGCCGGACGGGACCGGTTCGGGTGAGGAGAGTTTCTGTTCGACGTCGCCCATGAAGTTGTAGACGTAGTGCAGCCGGCCGTCCTGCACGAAGAGCGCGTGCCCGCCGTGCGCGGCGCCGTGTTTGAACAGCACGCCCTGCGCCCCGGCATCGTCGATGGTGACCTCCGCGAGCACCGCGAACGACCGGCCGCGCAACTCGACGCAGGCGCCCAGCCCGATCTCCGCGGTGCCCGGATAGTAGGCGTAGGAGTCGCGTTCGCCGGACAGGGTGGGCCGTCGCCGGCTGGTCAGTTCGAGGATGTTGAGGTCCGACAACGGTAACCCGTTGTACTTCTCGGCCTCGGCGAACCACAGTTCGGTGAGTTCCTCGAGCTTCTCGGGCTGCTCGGCCGCCAGGTCGTGGCATTGGCTGCGGTCACTTTCGATGTGGTACAGCTCCCAGCGGTCCTTGTCGAAGTTGCCCCAGCCCGACGGCATCGCGGGGTGAACGGTGTTGGCGAACCAGCCGTCGTGCCAGATGCCGCGCGTGCCGAGCATGCTGTAGAACTGGGTCTGCTTACCGGTCCTGGCAGTTGAATCGTCAAGGGCAGCTTTGAAACTCGTGCCTTCCAGCGGCCGCTGGGCGACGCCCCGGACGGCTTCCGGCGGAGCGAGGCCGAGCAAGTCGTACACCGTCGGGGTGATGTCGCACACGTTGACGTAGTTGTCGCGCACCTCGCCGTGCGCGCGGATGCCCTTCGGCCACGAGACGATCGCGGTGTCGGCGATGCCGCCCTCGTGGGAGGCGTAGCGCTTGTACAGCTTGTAGGGCGTGTTGAACGCCATCGCCCAGCCGATCGGATAGTGGTTGTAGGTCAGCGGGCTGCCCAGGGTGTCGTAGAACTTCATGCTTTCTTCGACCGTGTCGATGTAGCCGTTGAAGAACTTCGTCTCGTTGACCGAACCGTTCGGACCACCCTCGCCGCTGGCACCGTTGTCGGAGATCACCACGATGATCGTGTTGTCGAGCTGACCGGACTCCTCGAGATAGTCCAGCACGCGGCCGATCTGGTCGTCGGTGTAGGACAGGAAGCCGGCGAACACCTCGGCCATCCGGCAGAACAGCTTCTTCTCCTCGTCGGACAGCGAGTCCCACGGCCGAACGGTGTCCTGCAGCGGCCACGGTTCCCCGCTGGGGCTCTTGACGTCCAGATAGGGGTTCATCGGCGACAGTTCGGTGTCCGGTGGCACGATGCCGAGCTTCTTCTGGTTCTCCAGCACGATCTCGCGGTAGCGCTCGTAGCCCATGTCGAAGCGGCCCGCGTAGCGGTCGGCCCACTCCTTGAACACATGGTGTGGTGCGTGCCCGGCGCCCGGGCACAGGTAGGTGAACCACGGCTTGTCCGGAGCGATGACCTTGGCGTCACGGATGAACTCGATGGTCTTGTCGGCGAGGTCCTTGGACAGGTGGTAGCCCTGCTCCGGTGTCGCCGGCGGTGCCACCGGATGGTTGTCGTAGACCAGGTCGGGGTACCACTGGTCGGTTTCGCCGCCCATGAAACCGTAGAACCGCTCGAAGCCCCGCGACAGCGGCCAATGCCGTTTGGCGGCAGCGAGATTGGACTCCTCCAGCGGGGTGAGATGCCACTTGCCGACGCAGTAGGTGTTGTAGCCACGTTCGGCCAGCACCTCCGAGATCAGCGCAGCGTCCTCGGGGATGCGCCCACTGGTGTTGGGGAAGCCGTCGGTGAACTCCTCGATGGTCGCCATGCCCACGGAGGTGGGGTTGCGCCCGGTGAGCAGGGACGCGCGGGTCGGCGAGCAGAGCGCGGTGGTGTGGAACTGGCTCAGCCGCACGCCGCGTTCGGCGATGCGGGTCATGGTGGGCATGTCGACCAGCCCGCCGAAGCAGTCCCACGTCGCGATGCCGGTGTCGTCCCACACCAGGTACACGATGTTGGGCGCGTCAAGCGGCGCGGTCGGCTCCGCGAACGGCCCCCAGTCCGGCTCGGAATCGCGGATGTCCAGCTCGATCCTGCCGTTGAATTCCGTTGCCATATCGCCCCGTTCTGTCGTCGTCCACGCCGCCGTATCGTCGCATGATGGGCACTGACTCGTACGCAACTCAGCCGGTCTGGTTCGACTCCGACGGCACCCGCTGCGCGGGGATGCTCTACCGACCGGCCGCGACAGCTTTGCCGGTGCCGTGCGTGGTCCTGGCGCACGGCTTCTCCGGCACGATGGACTGGATCGTGCCCGACTTCGCCGAACGGTTCGCCGCGGGCGGCATCGCGGCGCTGACGTTCGACTACCGATATCTGGGCGCCAGTGGTGGCGAACCGCGTCAGCTCATCAGCACCCCGCGCCAGCGCGCGGACCTGGCGCATGCGGTGGAATTCGCCCGCGGCTGCGACGGCATCGACGCGCGTCGGATCGCCCTGTGGGGCACCTCGCTGGGCGGCGCCCATGTCGTAAACTTGGCCGGCCGGGATCCGGCTGTCGCGGCGGTGGTGGCGAATGTGCCGGGGCTGGACGTGTTTCGCGGCGCGCTCGGCCGCGCTGAAACTCCCGGTTATCGGGTGAGCACCGCGCGGGCGGTCGCGGCCACCGGTCGGCTGCTGGGCGCCGCGGTGCTCGACGCGGCCCGCGGTGCGCTCGGGCTCTCCCCGCACTACATCGCGGTCTACGGTCGCCTGGGTGAAGCGGTGTTCATGGATCCGGGGCTGGCCGAGCTGTTCCGCAATGTGGAGCAGAACTCGCCCACCTGGCGCAATGAGATCACGCCGCGGTTTCTGTTCACCGCGCCGCGCTACCGTGAGGGCACGATGGAGCGGATCACCGCTCCGCTGCTGGTGACGCTGGCGCGTGACGACGAGGTGATCTCCAGCGCGTTCGTCGCCGACAAGGCGGCCAAGGCGCCGCGCCACGAGATCCGGGAGTATCCCGCCCGGCACTTCGAGATGTATCACGGCGCGATGCGCGACCGGGTGGCCGCCGATCATCTGGACTTCCTGCGGCGGCACCTGCTGACCGGCTAGGTGCAGCGGCTTTGGCTACTTGGCTTTCTCGAGGATCTCGACGAGCCGCCAGCGTTTGGTGGCCGACAGCGGACGGGTCTCCATCAGCGAGACGCGGTCGCCGATGCCCGCGACATCGTTCTCGTCGTGCGCCTTGACCTTCTTGGTGGTGCGGATGATCTTGCCGTAGAGCGGATGACGACTGCGGTCCTCCAACTCGACGACGATCGTCTTCTGCATCTTGTCCGACACCACGTACCCGATGGCCGTCTTGCGGCGGCCGCGCTGCTCTTCCTTGCGCGGGGTGTGCTTGGGACCTTTGGCCCCCTTGGTCTCTGCCATTACGAATCCTCACCGACGGGTCCGGAGGCCAGACCCAACTCACGTTCGCGCAGCACGGTGTACACGCGCGCGATCTCCTGACGCACCGTGCGAAGCCGACGGTTATTGGCCAACTGGCCGGTCGCCATCTGGAAGCGCAGGTTGAACAGCTCCTCCTTGGACTCGCGTAGCCGGTCTTTCAACTCATCGTCGCTCAACTCGCGCAGTTCGCCCGGCGTCACTCCCACTGCCATCAGAAGTGCTCCTCTCGGGTAACGATGCGTGCCTTGATCGGCAGCTTGTGGATCGCGCGAGTCAGCGCTGCCCGAGCGGTCGCCTCGTCGGGGTAGCTCAGCTCGAACAGCACGCGACCCGGCTTGACGTTGGCCACCCACCACTCCGGCGAACCCTTACCGGAACCCATGCGGGTTTCGGCCGGCTTCTTGGTCAGCGGGCGGTCGGGGAAGATGTTGATCCACACCTTGCCGCCGCGCTTGATGTGCCGGTTGATCGCGATACGAGCGGACTCGATCTGCCGGTTGGTGATGTAGGCGTGCTCCAGTGCCTGGATGCCGTAGTCGCCAAAGCTCACCGTCGTGCCGCCGCTGGCGATGCCGCGCTGCCTCGGGTGATGTTGCTTGCGGTGCTTGACCTTACGGGGAATCAACATGACTCAGCTCTCCGTAGTTTCCGTGGGTCCAGAGGATCCAGAAGATGAAGCCTCGGCGGCAGCAGCCTCGGTTCCGCCCGTCGCCTCTGCGGCGGCGGGCGCGCCTTCGGTGCCGGCGGCGGCACGACCGGCATCGGTGCTCGTCGCGGTGGTGCCCGACGCACCGCTGCGGCGCGGCCGGGTGCCCGAGGGACGCTCGCGGCGCGGACGATCCGCGCCCGCGGGCACCGCGGCGGCGAGTTCGCGCTTGCCGCCGACGATGTCGCCCTTGTAGATCCACACCTTCACGCCGATGCGGCCGAACGTGGTCTTCGCCTCGTACAGGCCGTAGTCGATGTCGGCGCGCAGCGTGTGCAGCGGCACCCGGCCCTCGCGGTAGAACTCCGAGCGGCTCATCTCGGCGCCGCCGAGGCGGCCCGAGCACTGCACGCGGATGCCCTTGACGTTGGGCTGCCGCATGGCCGACTGGATCGCCTTGCGCATCGCACGGCGGAACGCCACGCGGTTGCTCAACTGCTCGGCGACACCCTGAGCCACCAACTGTGCCTGCGACTCCGGGTTTTTCACCTCGAGGATGTTCAGCTGCACCTGCTTACCGGTCAGCTTCTCCAGGTCGGCACGGATGCGGTCGGCCTCGGTGCCGCGGCGGCCGATGACGATGCCCGGACGCGCGGTGTGGATGTCGACGCGGACCCGGTCGCGGGTGCGCTCGATCTCCACGTCGGCGATGCCGGCACGCTCCAGACCCGTCGCGAGCAGCCGTCGGATCGCCACGTCTTCCTTGACGTAGTCCTTGTACTGCTTGTCGGCGTACCACCGGGACTTCCAGTCGGTGGTGATACCGAGCCGGAAGCCGTGGGGATTGATTTTCTGGCCCACTACTCCGAGCCCTCCTTCGCATCGGACGCTTGCGCAGTCGTCTTCGGGGCCGCCTTCTTGGCAGGCGCCTTGTCTGCGGCCTTCTTCGCGGGCGCCTTCTTGGCTGCGGCCGCCTTGCTGCCCTGTGCGCGGCGTGCGCGAGCGGCACTGGCCGACTGGCTCGACGATGCGCCGCCCCGCCCACCCTCGCGGGGCGGCCGACTCTCGACGATCACCGTGATGTGGCTGGTGCGCTTGCGGATCCGGAAGGCACGACCCTGCGCGCGCGGCCGGATGCGCTTGGCGGTCGGGCCCTCATCGGCGTAGACGGTGGCGACCACGAGAGTCGACGGGTCCAGGCCCTCGTTGTTCTGCGCGTTGGCCGCGGCGCTCGCGATGACCTTGGCGACCGGTTCGCTGGCGGCCTGCGGTGCCCACCGCAGAATGTCCAGCGCGTCGGACACCGTCTTACCGCGCACCAGGTCGATGACCCGGCGCGCCTTCGTCGGCGAGACGCGTACGAAGCGCGCCTTCGCCGTCGCGGATGGATATTCGATCGCTGTAGTCATTTAGCGCCTCTTCGCCTTCCGGTCATCCTTGATGTGACCCTTGAAGGTGCGGGTCGGCGCAAACTCGCCGAGCTTGTGCCCGACCATCGCCTCGGTGACGAACACCGGGACATGCTTGCGGCCGTCGTGCACCGCAAAGGTGTGCCCGATGAAGTCGGGGATGATGGTCGACCGACGCGACCAGGTCTTGATGACCTGCTTGGTGTTCTTCTCGTTCTGCACGTCGACCTTCTTGAGCAGATGGTCGTCGACGAACGGGCCCTTCTTCAGGCTGCGTGGCATCGTGGTAACTCCTAGCGCTTCTTGCCGGTGCGCCGGCGTCGGACGATGAGCTTGTTGCTCGTCTTGTTCGGTTTACGGGTGCGGCCCTCGGGCTTACCCCACGGGCTGACCGGATGGCGACCACCGGAGGTCTTACCCTCACCGCCACCGTGCGGGTGGTCGACCGGGTTCATCACGACACCACGAACCGTGGGGCGCTTGCCCTTCCACCGCATCCGGCCGGCTTTACCCCAGTTGATGTTGGCCTGCTCGGCGTTGCCCACCTCCCCGACCGTGGCGCGGCAGCGCACATCGACGCGACGGATCTCACCCGACGGCATACGCAGCGACGCGTAAGTGCCTTCCTTGCCCAGCAACTGAATGCTGGAGCCGGCCGAGCGCGCGAGTTTTGCACCGCCACCGGGTCGCAACTCCACCGCGTGAACGAGCGTGCCCGCCGGGATGTTGCGCAGCGGCAGATTGTTGCCCGGCTTGATGTCAGCGTTGGGACCCGACTCGACGACGGTGCCCTGCTTGATTCCCTCGGGGGCGATGATGTAGCGCTTCTCGCCGTCGAAGTAATGGAGCAGCGCGATGTTCGCGGTGCGGTTCGGGTCGTACTCGATGTGCGCGACCTTGGCGTTGACGCCGTCCTTGTCGTGGCGCCGGAAGTCGATCACCCGGTAGGCGCGCTTGTGCCCGCCGCCCTTGTGCCGGGTGGTGATGCGGCCGTGCGCGTTCCGTCCGCCCTTGCCGTGCAGCGGCCGAACCAGCGACTTCTCCGGATGGTCGCGGGTGATCTCAGCGAAGTCGGAGACGCTGGCACCGCGGCGACCGGGGGTCGTCGGCTTGTACTTGCGAATTGCCATGTTTCTCTAAGTCTTCCTCCGTCGCCGGCTGATCAAGCCGGTGCTCCGAACAGGTCAATGGGCTTGCTGCCGGCGGCCAGCGTGACGATGGCTCGCTTGGTGCTCTTGCGCTTCCCGTAGCCGGTGCGGGTGCGCTTGCGCTTGCCCTGCCGGTTCGCGGTGTTCACCGAGTCGACCTTGACGCCGAAGATCTTCTCGACCGCGATCTTGATCTGCGTCTTGTTCGAGTCGGGGTGCACGATGAACGTGTACACGTTGTCCTCGATCAACCCGTACGACTTCTCGGAGATGACCGGGGACAGGATGATGTCGCGTGGGTCAGTGATGGTCGCCATCAGGCCGACACCTCCTCTTCGGTCTGGTCGGTATTCGCGCCGATGTAAGCAGTCAGGGCCTCGACGCTGAACACCACGTCGTCGGCGTTCAGCACGTCGTAGGTGTTGAGCTGATCGGGCGAAAGCACATGCACTCCAGGCAGGTTGCGCACGCTCTTCGCGCCTACCTCGTCGGTGCGGCCGATGACCACGAGCAGCTTGCGGCGGTCGGTCAACGTCGCCAGGAACGCCTTGGCGCTCTTGGTCGAGGGAGTCTGACCCTCCACGATCTCGGTGACCGCGTGAATCCGGTCGTTGCGCGCCCGGTCCGACAGCGCACCGCGCAATGCGGCGCGGATCATCTTCTTCGGGGTCCGCTCGCTGTAGTCGCGCGGCTTGGGACCGTGCACGATGCCGCCGCCGGCGAACTGCGGCGCCCGGGTCGAGCCCTGACGGGCGCGACCAGTGCCCTTCTGCCGGTACGGCTTCTTCCCGCCGCCACGGACCTCGGCGCGGGTCTTTGTCGAGTGCGTGCCCTGCCGCGCCGCCGCGAGCTGCGCCGTCACCACCTGGTGCATCAACGCGATGTTCGCCTCGACGTCAAACAGCTCGGCGGGCAACTCCACCGAGCCGTCCTTCGTACCGCCCGGGGTGTAAACATCAACTTTGAGAGTCATTACTTTTCGCCTCGCTTGATCGCGCTGCGGACCATCACCAGCCCGCCGTTGCGGCCGGGAATGGCGCCCTTGATCAACAACACGCCGTTCTCCGCATCCACCTTGTGCACCAACAGGTTTTGCGTCGTCACGCGGTCGTTGCCCATCCGGCCCGACATGCGCGTGCCCTTGAACACCCGACCGGGTGTGGCGCAGCCGCCGATGGAGCCGGGACGGCGGTGCACGGCTTGCGCACCGTGGCTGGCGCCCTGACCGCGGAAGCCGTGCCGCTTCATCGTGCCGGCGAAACCCTTGCCCTTGCTCGTGCCCGTCACGTCGACGTAGGTGCCGTCGGCGAAGATCTCGGCGGTCAGCTCCTGGCCGATCTCGTATTCGGCGGCGGCAGCCTCATCGTCGAGCCGCAGCTCGGCCAGATGCCGACGCGGATTGACACCGGCGACCGAATACTGGCCCGTGACAGGCTTGTTGACCTTGCGCGGGCTGATCTCGCCGTAGGCCAACTGCACAGCGCTGTAGCCGTCGCGCTCCGGCGTGCGGATGCGCGTCACGACATTGGGCCCGGCCTTGACGACCGTCACCGGCACGACCCGGTTGTTCTCGTCGAACACCTGCGTCATGCCCAGCTTGGTGCCCAGAATGCCTCTTCTAGCCATTTTTCTGGTCTCCTACTGGATGTTGACGTCGACGCTGGCCGGCAGATCGATGCGCATCAGGGCGTCAACGGTCTTCGGCGTCGGGTCGAGGATGTCGATCAGCCGCTTGTGAGTGCGCATCTCGAAGTGCTCCCGCGAGTCCTTGTACT contains:
- a CDS encoding alpha/beta hydrolase, which produces MGTDSYATQPVWFDSDGTRCAGMLYRPAATALPVPCVVLAHGFSGTMDWIVPDFAERFAAGGIAALTFDYRYLGASGGEPRQLISTPRQRADLAHAVEFARGCDGIDARRIALWGTSLGGAHVVNLAGRDPAVAAVVANVPGLDVFRGALGRAETPGYRVSTARAVAATGRLLGAAVLDAARGALGLSPHYIAVYGRLGEAVFMDPGLAELFRNVEQNSPTWRNEITPRFLFTAPRYREGTMERITAPLLVTLARDDEVISSAFVADKAAKAPRHEIREYPARHFEMYHGAMRDRVAADHLDFLRRHLLTG
- the rplB gene encoding 50S ribosomal protein L2, giving the protein MAIRKYKPTTPGRRGASVSDFAEITRDHPEKSLVRPLHGKGGRNAHGRITTRHKGGGHKRAYRVIDFRRHDKDGVNAKVAHIEYDPNRTANIALLHYFDGEKRYIIAPEGIKQGTVVESGPNADIKPGNNLPLRNIPAGTLVHAVELRPGGGAKLARSAGSSIQLLGKEGTYASLRMPSGEIRRVDVRCRATVGEVGNAEQANINWGKAGRMRWKGKRPTVRGVVMNPVDHPHGGGEGKTSGGRHPVSPWGKPEGRTRKPNKTSNKLIVRRRRTGKKR
- the rplD gene encoding 50S ribosomal protein L4; the encoded protein is MTLKVDVYTPGGTKDGSVELPAELFDVEANIALMHQVVTAQLAAARQGTHSTKTRAEVRGGGKKPYRQKGTGRARQGSTRAPQFAGGGIVHGPKPRDYSERTPKKMIRAALRGALSDRARNDRIHAVTEIVEGQTPSTKSAKAFLATLTDRRKLLVVIGRTDEVGAKSVRNLPGVHVLSPDQLNTYDVLNADDVVFSVEALTAYIGANTDQTEEEVSA
- the rpmC gene encoding 50S ribosomal protein L29, producing the protein MAVGVTPGELRELSDDELKDRLRESKEELFNLRFQMATGQLANNRRLRTVRQEIARVYTVLRERELGLASGPVGEDS
- the rplP gene encoding 50S ribosomal protein L16 is translated as MLIPRKVKHRKQHHPRQRGIASGGTTVSFGDYGIQALEHAYITNRQIESARIAINRHIKRGGKVWINIFPDRPLTKKPAETRMGSGKGSPEWWVANVKPGRVLFELSYPDEATARAALTRAIHKLPIKARIVTREEHF
- the rplV gene encoding 50S ribosomal protein L22: MTTAIEYPSATAKARFVRVSPTKARRVIDLVRGKTVSDALDILRWAPQAASEPVAKVIASAAANAQNNEGLDPSTLVVATVYADEGPTAKRIRPRAQGRAFRIRKRTSHITVIVESRPPREGGRGGASSSQSASAARARRAQGSKAAAAKKAPAKKAADKAPAKKAAPKTTAQASDAKEGSE
- the rplC gene encoding 50S ribosomal protein L3; translation: MARRGILGTKLGMTQVFDENNRVVPVTVVKAGPNVVTRIRTPERDGYSAVQLAYGEISPRKVNKPVTGQYSVAGVNPRRHLAELRLDDEAAAAEYEIGQELTAEIFADGTYVDVTGTSKGKGFAGTMKRHGFRGQGASHGAQAVHRRPGSIGGCATPGRVFKGTRMSGRMGNDRVTTQNLLVHKVDAENGVLLIKGAIPGRNGGLVMVRSAIKRGEK
- the rplW gene encoding 50S ribosomal protein L23: MATITDPRDIILSPVISEKSYGLIEDNVYTFIVHPDSNKTQIKIAVEKIFGVKVDSVNTANRQGKRKRTRTGYGKRKSTKRAIVTLAAGSKPIDLFGAPA
- the rpsC gene encoding 30S ribosomal protein S3, which produces MGQKINPHGFRLGITTDWKSRWYADKQYKDYVKEDVAIRRLLATGLERAGIADVEIERTRDRVRVDIHTARPGIVIGRRGTEADRIRADLEKLTGKQVQLNILEVKNPESQAQLVAQGVAEQLSNRVAFRRAMRKAIQSAMRQPNVKGIRVQCSGRLGGAEMSRSEFYREGRVPLHTLRADIDYGLYEAKTTFGRIGVKVWIYKGDIVGGKRELAAAVPAGADRPRRERPSGTRPRRSGASGTTATSTDAGRAAAGTEGAPAAAEATGGTEAAAAEASSSGSSGPTETTES
- the rpsQ gene encoding 30S ribosomal protein S17 gives rise to the protein MAETKGAKGPKHTPRKEEQRGRRKTAIGYVVSDKMQKTIVVELEDRSRHPLYGKIIRTTKKVKAHDENDVAGIGDRVSLMETRPLSATKRWRLVEILEKAK
- the rpsS gene encoding 30S ribosomal protein S19, with product MPRSLKKGPFVDDHLLKKVDVQNEKNTKQVIKTWSRRSTIIPDFIGHTFAVHDGRKHVPVFVTEAMVGHKLGEFAPTRTFKGHIKDDRKAKRR